In a single window of the Arachis hypogaea cultivar Tifrunner chromosome 6, arahy.Tifrunner.gnm2.J5K5, whole genome shotgun sequence genome:
- the LOC112695993 gene encoding uncharacterized protein: MSPAVVHLRSPITSSAFQTTDSVPDSTSHSSFHHHTPFPHFNAEALNPSSATATAAPAGGASMSRGRTRARLVKQRKKQSASQHVKPRDATPGFDSVPSDQVTGNISDLNGFSVGSVGLESGVRACDGGSSNCYRKLGGDSFVFGATSVSSGSARDLGSEQGRESSVGSVHGREGAPDRETEVGKSDPVEFVFSATRSDRESNLGRKTGESAAGVGFGDERKRGLNSELRDWSVNAKGFVFCADQNGFVDNSNAQNEKSGESVENSVFGDAGDREGRDGAECARQDSFRFVFGSCNGEASSFKVENQGNLDGTRNFDPGMGNFNYTKAATDGNSNVDDNKKHGYGSSNDISTAYGATPAYKLTDEMEKLNIDHSKEADVTRDSTNSHVNDSTGFVFGGRENVYDYFSTGSGINANGHKSCSSAASGNIGGQYFKACKPNDVQDRTGCGIACGFTRVPCTPKPPKDSEVNGATSSFSSSSVGLDSISNNYTSAGHPLSGNHDKCDNYFTSIPEALKESFMGFKPPMWDPSAFKDNLFPKLDKKLESTQKVRSSKEKGSKHMRRKLKPHSLNKKQTRLDPSYKENSSLETPDSSGCHSPMDFSPYQEMAAEDQDVKDENLAGVGRGTDINRTDQRCGGSDNEQFSSHFGSFPVGDFHSSGPEVVWPTLKTQQFSSNAFDSGVDYSSINERQKDDLFCSVHDLGDSKEKDFAFSASSTVAGTSSPLKRKQKKKFRSKIGCNSFVISPKPNGKFGSSVQFSPLTTSNMPSHFDGMDRSQVNHLFKEGDFASSVTIHEACEKWRLRGNKSYKDGDLSKAEEFYTLGINSVPTSESGCQIKPLLLCYSNRAATRMSLGRIREALGDCKMASALDPTFLKVQMRTANCHLLLGEIENAMQCFSKCMDSGNAICLDRRVVVEAAEGLQKAQKVVECSNNAAKHLKERTSDAAETALELLTKALSISSYSERLLSLKAEALFSLQRYGEAIQLCEQSQCLAEKNFDMANSTDNLNISTSDSYASVKLWRSSLISKCYFHLGRLETSLNILEKLQQVGSVNDKCVIHEIRELLSLAATIRELLDQKRAGNENFKLGKYTEAVEHYTSAISSNIKSRPFVAICFGNRAAAYQALGQIADAIADCSMAIALDTNYVKAISRRATLHEMVRDYEHAACDLRKLISVLESQSNQKANQSDSPSGSPAVKELRQAHQRLSSVEDQAKRGLPLDFYLILGTKPADTANDIKKAYHKAALKHHPDKAGQLLARSEIGDEGQAWKEILQEVHKDADRLFKMIGEAYTVLSDSQKRSEYDLEEELRTLSKQSNRGGTCRRSTDSNGYGRAADGYRSPSDRSYYRRNGRDHWRTYGHSYSRW, from the exons ATGTCCCCGGCGGTGGTGCATCTCCGATCTCCGATCACCTCCTCCGCCTTCCAAACCACCGATTCCGTTCCCGATTCCACCTCGCATTCTTCGTTCCATCATCACACTCCTTTTCCTCATTTCAACGCCGAAGCCTTAAACCCTTCCTCCGCCACCGCAACTGCTGCCCCCGCCGGAGGAGCTTCCATGTCCCGTGGGAGGACAAGGGCAAGACTCGTCAAGCAGAGGAAGAAACAATCGGCTTCTCAGCACGTGAAGCCACGTGATGCTACCCCTGGCTTCGATTCCGTTCCCTCCGATCAGGTAACCGGTAATATTAGCGACTTGAATGGTTTTTCGGTAGGTTCTGTTGGACTGGAAAGTGGTGTTAGAGCTTGTGATGGTGGTTCTTCGAACTGTTATCGCAAGCTTGGGGGCGATAGTTTTGTATTTGGTGCTACTTCAGTCAGCTCTGGTTCCGCTAGGGATTTGGGTTCCGAGCAGGGTAGAGAAAGTTCTGTAGGTTCTGTTCATGGAAGGGAGGGTGCACCTGACAGGGAAACGGAGGTTGGGAAGAGTGATCCTGTAGAATTTGTGTTTAGTGCTACGCGGAGTGATAGGGAATCGAATTTGGGTAGGAAAACCGGTGAAAGTGCTGCAGGGGTGGGTTTTGGTGATGAAAGAAAGAGGGGATTGAATTCTGAGCTGAGGGATTGGTCGGTTAATGCTAAGGGGTTTGTTTTTTGTGCTGATCAGAATGGTTTTGTCGATAATTCCAATGCACAAAATGAGAAATCTGGCGAATCTGTTGAAAACTCAGTGTTTGGTGATGCTGGGGATAGAGAAGGTAGGGATGGAGCTGAGTGTGCAAGGCAGGATAGTTTTCGTTTTGTTTTTGGTAGCTGCAATGGTGAAGCATCGAGTTTTAAGGTGGAAAACCAGGGAAATCTTGATGGGACAAGAAATTTTGATCCTGGAATGGGTAATTTTAATTATACCAAGGCTGCAACAGATGGTAATAGTAATGTTGATGATAATAAGAAGCATGGATATGGAAGTAGTAATGATATTTCTACGGCTTATGGTGCCACTCCTGCATATAAATTAACAGATGAGATGGAGAAACTGAACATCGACCACTCTAAGGAGGCTGACGTCACTAGAGATTCTACAAATTCACATGTAAATGATAGCACTGGCTTTGTGTTTGGAGGACGTGAGAATGTTTATGACTATTTTAGTACTGGTTCAGGAATTAATGCTAATGGTCACAAGTCTTGTTCTAGTGCTGCTTCTGGGAATATTGGTGGGCAATATTTTAAAGCATGTAAACCAAATGATGTTCAAGATAGAACTGGTTGTGGCATTGCCTGTGGTTTTACAAGAGTACCTTGCACCCCTAAGCCACCCAAAGATTCAGAAGTGAATGGAGCTACTTCATCATTTTCCTCCTCATCAGTTGGTCTTGACTCCATTTCGAATAATTATACTTCTGCAGGCCATCCCTTGAGTGGCAATCATGATAAGTGCGATAATTATTTTACAAGTATTCCAGAGGCATTGAAGGAGTCTTTTATGGGATTTAAACCTCCAATGTGGGATCCTTCTGCTTTTAAAGACAACTTATTTCCAAAGTTGGATAAAAAATTAGAATCCACACAAAAGGTCAGATCATCTAAAGAAAAGGGATCAAAACATATGAGGAGAAAATTGAAGCCACATTCGTTgaataagaaacaaacaaggcTGGATCCTTCGTACAAGGAAAATAGTTCATTGGAAACCCCTGATTCCTCTGGTTGCCACTCACCTATGGATTTTTCTCCCTATCAGGAAATGGCAGCAGAGGATCAAGATGTGAAAGATGAAAACTTGGCTGGTGTTGGGAGAGGAACAGATATAAAtagaactgatcaaagatgtGGTGGTTCTGATAATGAGCAGTTCTCATCACATTTTGGAAGTTTTCCTGTAGGTGATTTTCATTCTTCTGGTCCTGAAGTAGTCTGGCCTACTTTGAAAACCCAGCAATTTAGTAGTAATGCATTTGATTCTGGGGTTGACTATAGCTCAATCAATGAAAGGCAAAAAGATGATCTATTTTGCTCTGTTCATGATCTGGGTGATTCGAAGGAGAAAGATTTTGCATTTTCTGCATCATCTACTGTAGCGGGTACTTCTTCACCATTAAAGCgtaaacagaagaaaaaatttaggAGCAAAATCGGCTGCAATTCATTTGTCATCTCTCCTAAACCAAATGGAAAGTTTGGATCTTCTGTGCAATTTTCACCACTAACCACTTCCAACATGCCATCACATTTTGATGGGATGGATAGATCTCAAGTCAATCATCTGTTCAAGGAAGGGGATTTTGCATCATCAGTTACAATCCATGAAGCCTGTGAAAAGTGGAGACTCAG GGGGAACAAATCCTACAAGGATGGAGATCTTTCTAAAGCTGAGGAATTCTACACACTGGGGATAAATTCTGTTCCAACAAGTGAATCAGGATGCCAGATCAAACCGCTTTTACTTTGTTATAGCAATCGGGCAGCAACACGCATGAGTCTTGGAAGGATTAGGGAAGCTCTAGGGGATTGCAAGATGGCTTCTGCTCTGGACCCAACCTTTTTGAAAGTACAGATGAGAACTGCTAA CTGTCACCTTTTGTTGGGAGAAATAGAAAATGCTATGCAGTGTTTTAGTAAGTGTATGGACTCCGGTAATGCTATTTGTTTAGATCGGAGAGTTGTAGTAGAAGCAGCTGAAGGTTTACAAAAGGCTCAG AAAGTGGTTGAGTGTTCAAACAATGCTGCCAAACATTTGAAGGAAAGGACTTCTGATGCAGCTGAGACTGCTTTAGAACTACTTACAAAGGCATTGTCAATAAGTTCATATTCAGAAAGATTGCTTTCACTGAAGGCAGAGGCTTTATTTTCG CTGCAAAGATATGGTGAAGCAATTCAGCTTTGTGAACAGAGTCAGTGTCTTGCAGAAAAGAATTTTGACATGGCAAATAGCACAGACAATTTAAATATTTCCACATCTGATAGTTACGCATCTGTAAAATTGTGGAGGTCATCACTGATATCCAAGTGTTACTTTCACTTGGGACGGCTTGAGACATCACTTAATATTCTTGAGAAATTGCAGCAAGTTGGGTCTGTCAATGACaa ATGTGTcattcatgaaatcagagagttACTGTCATTAGCTGCTACTATAAGAGAACTTCTAGATCAGAAG AGAGCTGGAAATGAAAACTTTAAATTGGGAAAGTATACAGAAGCTGTGGAGCATTACACTTCTGCCATATCTAGCAATATCAAATCACGGCCTTTTGTGGCTATATGTTTTGGCAACCGTGCTGCTGCTTATCAGGCATTGGGCCAAATTGCTGATGCCATTGCAGACTGCAGCATGGCTATAGCCCTTGATACAAATTATGTGAAG GCAATTTCAAGAAGGGCCACCTTGCATGAGATGGTACGAGATTATGAGCACGCAGCTTGTGACCTGAGGAAACTAATATCTGTTCTTGAATCTCAATCTAATCAAAAGGCTAACCAGTCTGATTCACCAAGTGGATCACCTGCCGTGAAAGAATTAAGGCAAGCTCATCAACGCCTGAGTTCAGTGGAAGATCAAGCCAAAAGGGGATTACCTTTAGACTTTTACCTCATTCT AGGAACCAAACCAGCTGATACAGCAAATGACATCAAGAAGGCATACCACAAGGCAGCTCTCAAACATCATCCAGACAAG GCTGGTCAGTTGCTGGCAAGAAGTGAAATTGGAGATGAAGGCCAGGCGTGGAAGGAGATTTTACAGGAGGTGCACAAGGATGCTGATAGGCTTTTTAAAATGATTGGAGAGGCATATACTGTGCTTTCAGACTCTCAGAAG CGTTCGGAGTATGATCTGGAAGAGGAGCTGAGGACACTTTCTAAGCAGAGTAACAGAGGCGGCACATGCAGGAGATCAACGGATTCTAATGGGTATGGAAGAGCCGCTGATGGTTATAGGTCTCCCTCTGACAGATCTTATTACAGACGAAATGGACGGGATCATTGGAGGACATACGGGCACTCATATTCTCGGTGGTAA